In a genomic window of Zingiber officinale cultivar Zhangliang chromosome 9B, Zo_v1.1, whole genome shotgun sequence:
- the LOC122022919 gene encoding BOI-related E3 ubiquitin-protein ligase 1-like, with protein sequence MDRQQLQPSSSHQKAAGRVAADGQPPPVMATPDRNIVKGSGSVRRKRSGEKKAATLLPAFGAATTSPAPTFTSTNLGLLRAVLSQSPPPPPGFAGVNVDNPSPVSPAPGPQYLMSNQQKSLFDFAAGSSTAPATSTPPCPRVLEDVSHLTRHYQGEVEGYLRAQDKQLRRTLLDKWQRHTRTLLCAAETSAARRIREKETEAEMATRQCAEAQDRLARTRAELVAWKYKAAAAQSRAALAEQCAVELRSQVDRLMAVAPAEGAGENADDAASSAHHDVAGAALVVPPWVCCVVCRKGMSTVAAVPCYHLCLCTACATAGAAAQVCPNCHGFTTGTIRIHF encoded by the exons ATGGATCGCCAGCAGTTGCAGCCATCGTCAAGCCATCAGAAGGCTGCCGGAAGGGTCGCCGCCGATGGTCAACCCCCGCCGGTTATGGCGACGCCGGATAGAAACATCGTTAAAG GCAGTGGGAGTGTTCGCCGGAAGCGCAGCGGGGAAAAGAAGGCGGCTACTCTGTTACCGGCCTTTGGTGCAGCGACAACGTCGCCGGCGCCGACGTTTACAAGTACTAATTTGGGTCTGCTTCGTGCAGTGCTGTCGcaatcgccgccgccgccgccggggTTTGCAGGCGTCAATGTGGATAATCCGTCACCGGTTTCGCCAGCGCCTGGCCCTCAGTACTTGATGAGCAACCAGCAGAAGAGTTTGTTTGACTTCGCCGCCGGCAGCAGTACTGCTCCGGCGACGTCGACTCCGCCGTGTCCCCGTGTGTTGGAGGACGTCTCGCATCTCACCCGGCATTACCAAGGGGAAGTCGAAGGTTACCTCCGTGCTCAGGACAAGCAGCTCCGGCGAACGTTGCTGGACAAGTGGCAGCGGCACACGCGCACTCTGCTTTGCGCGGCGGAGACGTCGGCTGCGCGGCGGATCCGGGAGAAGGAAACGGAGGCGGAGATGGCCACGCGGCAGTGCGCGGAGGCCCAGGACCGCCTCGCCAGGACCCGCGCCGAGCTCGTGGCGTGGAAGTACAAGGCTGCAGCGGCGCAGTCGCGGGCGGCGCTGGCGGAGCAgtgcgccgtcgagctccgctCTCAGGTCGACCGCCTGATGGCGGTGGCACCTGCGGAGGGCGCCGGGGAGAACGCCGACGACGCAGCCTCGTCCGCGCACCACGACGTCGCCGGGGCCGCGCTTGTTGTGCCGCCGTGGGTGTGCTGCGTCGTGTGCCGAAAGGGAATGTCAACGGTGGCGGCGGTCCCCTGCTACCACCTCTGCCTCTGCACCGCGTGCGCCACCGCCGGCGCCGCCGCCCAGGTGTGCCCCAACTGCCACGGATTCACTACAGGAACCATTCGCATCCATTTCTaa